In bacterium, the genomic window TCTTTATGCACCAGGGAAGTATATTTATCCTGATCAATCTTCCAGCCTCGGCTCTGACAGGCTTCATAAGCCTGATCCGGCGTAAGAGGGAGATGGCCTTCTTCCTCGGTTAAAAAAGGTAAAGCCACCTGAGGCGGGCGAATACCATTGTTTTTTAGAAATCTAACCCTGGACAGGACGGCTTCCGGTCTGCCCTGTTCCACTATTTTTCCCTCATCAAGAACGACAATGCGGTCGGCACTTAACATCCGCTTTATTTCATCTTCTACCAGGACAAGGGTCAGTCCATGCCGGCGCCGTTGATTAAGGGTGGTAAAGATAGTATCTTTGCCCGCTGGATCAAGGTCGGTCAAGAGGCCGTCTACCACCAAAATTCGTGGGTCAAGAGCCATCATAGAAGCAATAGCCAACCTTTGTTTTTCTCCCTCTGACAGGGTGGAGGTATCCCTGGATTCAAATCCGGCCAGTCCTGCTTTAGATAAAGAATCGGTGATGCCGGATCTGATTTGATCCCGGTCGAATCCAAGGTTTTCCTGGCCGAAAGCCATTTCAAGTTCAACATTAGTCGCGCCCAGTTGAGGCTCAAGCTCCTGGGAGAGAACGCCGATCAATTGAACCATATCGGCTACCCGTGGTTTTCTCCTAATATATCGGCCAAATATCTCTATTTCACCCCAAAGACGGCCGGCCCGGAAAAGGGGAATGATGGAGTTGAGGGTAAGGCAGAGCGTGGATTTGCCTGAGCCAGCCCGACCAGCAATGACTACCAATTCCCCTGACTTAATATCCAGATTAATTCCGTTAAGGGTAGGGTCTTTCGCTCCCCGATAGGTAAACTTGAGGTTTTGTATCTTAATGGCTTCCACTGATAATCCTTTCCCGTTAACCTATAAGGGTTCAAGCGTTTTGAAGTAGCAGATCTTCTCACACTTGCCCCCTCGATCCCTTAATCCCTTGACCCCTTGACTCCTTTAACCGAAATATCTCATCCCTCAAAGAAGCGGCCTTTTCAAATTCTAAGTTAGCGGCGGCTTCCTTCATCTGCCGTTCCAGATCAGCCATAAGAGATGGCCAATCTTTGGCTTGATATTCTTTCTTTTCTTCCTTCACGGCCAGGGTGGAGGCCGGCGTTAGAGAATAAGAGACGGCCTTTTTGATGGTAGTAGGGGTAATGCCGTGCTCCAGATTATATTGCTGCTGAATCCCCCGCCTCCTCTCGGTCTCTTCAATGGCCCTCTTCATAGACCCGGTGATGGTGTCGGCATACATAATCACTTCTGCCCCTACGTTTCTGGCACATCGGCCGGCTATCTGGATCAAGGAGGCCTCTGATCTCAAGAATCCCTCCCTGTCAGCATCAAGGATGGCCACTAAAGAGACCTCTGGCAAATCAAGCCCCTCCCGTAAGAGATTTATGCCCACCAAGCAATCAAATTCAGCCAACCGAAGGTCCCGCAAGATCTCAACCCGGTCTAAGGTCTCTATTTCAGAATGAAGATACCGCACCTTTATGCCTTCCCCGTGAAGATATTCAGCCAGGTCTTCAGCCATCCGTTTAGTCAGGGTAGTGACTAAAACCCGCTCTTCTCTCTCCACTCGCTGCTTTATTTCCTTAATCAGATCCGGTATCTGGTCCCTGGTAGGTCTTACCCGGATAAGCGGGTCCATCAGTCCGGTGGGACGTATGATCTGCTCCACCACCTGGGAGCTGTGTTTAAGCTCGTAGGGGCCAGGAGTGGCCGAGACATAGATGACTTGATGGATAAGAGATTCAAATTCATCAAACTTTAAGGGCCGGTTATCCAGGGCAGAAGGTAGTCGAAAGCCATACTCCACCAGACACTCCTTCCTGGCCCGGTCCCCTTCATACATCCCTCTTACCTGGGGCAAGGTCACGTGGGATTCATCAATAATCAGCATAAGGTCGTGAGGGAAATAATCCAGCAGGGTCGACGGCCTCTCACCCGGGGCACGGCCAGCCAGATGTCTGGAATAATTTTCAATACCCTGACAGTAACCTATCTCACGGAGCATCTCCATATCATAAATGGTCCTTGTCCAGAGACGTTGGGCCTCAAGCAATTTGTTCTGGGATTTAAGTTCGGCTGTCCGAACCTCCAGTTCTTCTCTAATAGATTCAAGGGCCGTCTCAATCTGATCCCTGGTGGTGACAAAGTGTTTAGCCGGGTAG contains:
- a CDS encoding energy-coupling factor transporter ATPase, whose protein sequence is MEAIKIQNLKFTYRGAKDPTLNGINLDIKSGELVVIAGRAGSGKSTLCLTLNSIIPLFRAGRLWGEIEIFGRYIRRKPRVADMVQLIGVLSQELEPQLGATNVELEMAFGQENLGFDRDQIRSGITDSLSKAGLAGFESRDTSTLSEGEKQRLAIASMMALDPRILVVDGLLTDLDPAGKDTIFTTLNQRRRHGLTLVLVEDEIKRMLSADRIVVLDEGKIVEQGRPEAVLSRVRFLKNNGIRPPQVALPFLTEEEGHLPLTPDQAYEACQSRGWKIDQDKYTSLVHKERRRWEKGEPLIETNNLVCAYPHRRVMERINLKVYKGEFLAIVGANGSGKTTLAQHLNGLLKPPKGEVVCFGEDTQVRGVAEISQLIGYLFQNPDRQISAPTVYEEAASGPRNIGLSEEETGSRVAEVLKLVSLSGYEDRIPSSLTRGERRRLALASVLAVSPMVLICDEPTTGLDFDGQKMIMDLLVRLNQAGHTIIIITQTMWLVAEYAHRVVILHEGGIIGDDTVRNIFAREELLARASLDVPEIVQLGHRLGVTTLSAKEFNFCLRKQ
- the uvrB gene encoding excinuclease ABC subunit UvrB, whose product is MSIFKLQTTHRPQGDQPRAIIALTGGVKEDMKHQTLLGVTGSGKTFTIANVLANLNRPTLVISHNKTLAAQLYAEFKDFFPDNAVEYFVSFYDYYQPEAYIPQTDVYIEKDSSINDEIDRLRLSATQALMERRDVIIVASVSCIYGLGSPKDYRELLCDIKPGEDYPRQEILKKLVNIQYERNDYDFKRGTFRVRGDTIEIFPAYEEEAIRVEFFGDEVERISRIDPLTGKTLGERERQLIYPAKHFVTTRDQIETALESIREELEVRTAELKSQNKLLEAQRLWTRTIYDMEMLREIGYCQGIENYSRHLAGRAPGERPSTLLDYFPHDLMLIIDESHVTLPQVRGMYEGDRARKECLVEYGFRLPSALDNRPLKFDEFESLIHQVIYVSATPGPYELKHSSQVVEQIIRPTGLMDPLIRVRPTRDQIPDLIKEIKQRVEREERVLVTTLTKRMAEDLAEYLHGEGIKVRYLHSEIETLDRVEILRDLRLAEFDCLVGINLLREGLDLPEVSLVAILDADREGFLRSEASLIQIAGRCARNVGAEVIMYADTITGSMKRAIEETERRRGIQQQYNLEHGITPTTIKKAVSYSLTPASTLAVKEEKKEYQAKDWPSLMADLERQMKEAAANLEFEKAASLRDEIFRLKESRGQGIKGSRGQV